A stretch of DNA from Noviherbaspirillum sedimenti:
ACAGACCCGCATCGCCAACGCCACGCCCGGCGTCGCCGGCGTGGCGACGCTGACCGGATTCAACCTGCTGACCGGGCTGGCAACTTCCTACAACTCGACCGCCTTCATCCGTTTCAAGCCCTGGGATGAACGCACCGGGCCCGGGCAGCGCGCCGAAGACATCGTCGGCAGCCTGACCGGACGCATCAATGCGGAAATCAAGGATGCCCAGGGGCTGGTGCTGAATCCGCCGCCGATCCGCGGCCTCGGCACCACCGGCGGTTTCGACTTCATCCTGCAGGACCGCGCCGGCGGCGATCCGAAACAGTTCGCGCAAGTGTTGCAGAACCTGGTTGCCGCGGCGCGCAAGCGGCCCGAACTCGGCTTCGTCTTTCCCAACTACGACGACCGCACGCCGCAGATCGAATATGAGGTGGACCGCGAGAAGGTGAAAACCTTCGGGATCGCCCTGGATGACGTTTTCTTTACCATGCAATCCATGATGGGGGGCTATTACGTCAACGACTTCAACCTGTTCGGCCGCACGTTCCGGGTGCAGATGCAGGCCGAGTCGCAGACGCGCGCCAGTCCGGCCGACGTGAGCCGCTACTACGTGCGCAATATGGCAGGCGACATGGTGCCGCTGTCGACCGTGCTGACGCCGAAGGCAATCAGCGGACCGGAATTCTACGAACGCTACAACCTCTATCGGGCCGCCACCATCACCGGCAGCGCCGCGCCCGGCTATAGTTCCGGCCAGGCGGCGCAAGCGATGCAGGAAGTGGCGCGCACGCTGCCGCCAGGCTACGGTTACGAATGGACCGGCGCGACTTACCAGGAGCAGAAAACCGGCGGCCAGACCGGCTACATCTTCGCGCTGTCGCTGCTGTTCGTGTTCCTGGTGCTGGCCGCGCTGTACGAAAGCTGGGCCATGCCGGTGGCGATTTTGCTGGTGATCCCGTTCGGCGTGCTGGGCGCTTTCGTCGGCCTGACGCTGCGCGCTTCCGACAACAACGTCTACACGCAGATCGGCCTGATCATGCTGATCGGCCTGGCTGCGAAAAACGCCATCCTCATCGTCGAATTCGCCAAGCTTGCGCGTGCGCGTGGCGTCCCCATCGTCGAGGCGGCGCGGCAGGGTGCGCGATTGCGGCTGCGGCCGATCCTGATGACCTCGTTCGCCTTCATCCTTGGCACGCTGCCGCTGGCGATTGCCAGCGGCGCCGGTGCCGGCGCCCGGCAGGCGATCGGTACGGCAGTGACCTTTGGCATGCTGTTTGCCACCATGATCGGAATTTTCGTGATTCCGGTGTTTTACGTGGTCCTGCAGCGCATCAGCGAACGCAAGAGGCCGTTTCGGCTGGAGGAAGCCGCGCCGGAATGATTCAATCGTGCAAATGAGGTTTCTTGTCAATTGACGGTATCGCATTCATCGGCATCCTGCCGGATTATGCGCTCGGGCGGCTCAAAAACAAAAAACCCCTTGAGCAATCAAGGGGTTAAATTTGTTTGGTGCCCGGGGCCGGACTCGAACCGGCACGCCTTGCGGCGGGGGATTTTGAGTCCCCTACGTCTACCAATTTCATCACCCGGGCATAAGAGCGTTATTATCCCCGATTTGCCCTTCCATAGCAACAGGGCGCGCAGTGCCGGACTGGCAGCCTGTTATTGCTACTTCAGGAAGTCCGCCACTTCGGTGCGGGTCGGGATGCCGGCGCGGCCGCCCCGGCGCGTGCATTTGAGCGCCGCCACCGCGCTGGCGAAGCGCATGGCTTGCGCCACGCTCTGGCCTTCCCCCATCGCTAGCGCATAGGCGCCGTGGAAGACATCGCCGGCGCCGGTGGTATCCACCACTGGCACCGCGAACGCCGGCTGCTGATGGAAACCGTGCTCATCGAGCCATAGCGTCCCTTTGCCGCCGCGCGTCACCGCCGCCACGCGGCAGCCGAGTGCGCGCGCTTTTGTCAGCGCGGCGCGGCGGTTGGCATCATTTTGCAGGCTCTCCGCGCCGGCAAAGGAGCGCAGCCCCGGCTCGGAAAATATCGCATGGTCGGTCCAGGGCAGCACTGCCGAGAATGCCGCCTCGGTGGCGGTTTCGCCATCCAGCACGGTCGGGATACCGGCACGCCGGGCGGCGGCGAAAATGGCGCCGGCGCCTTCTACCCAGCGGATGTCGGCATGGATGGCGGCAGCAGCCGGCACCAAATCCAGCGGCAGCCAGGCGGTGTCGTCCGGTATGCCGGTGCCGCGGAAATTGACGATCATGCGTTCGCCATCCTGCGACACGATCACCGCCGAGATCGATGAGCGGGCGCCGGCAAACAGACGGAAGTGCGCGACA
This window harbors:
- a CDS encoding sugar kinase — its product is MGIRVICLGNTTLDKVWPVRELPAGGGKYRASDYLEVGGGMAANAAVAASRLGADCAYWGRAGDDDAGLAMRREMAAYGVDVAHFRLFAGARSSISAVIVSQDGERMIVNFRGTGIPDDTAWLPLDLVPAAAAIHADIRWVEGAGAIFAAARRAGIPTVLDGETATEAAFSAVLPWTDHAIFSEPGLRSFAGAESLQNDANRRAALTKARALGCRVAAVTRGGKGTLWLDEHGFHQQPAFAVPVVDTTGAGDVFHGAYALAMGEGQSVAQAMRFASAVAALKCTRRGGRAGIPTRTEVADFLK